A single window of candidate division KSB1 bacterium DNA harbors:
- a CDS encoding Uma2 family endonuclease — protein MKVKETSPAYLTQSKVFTYQDYLELPEDSYQYQVINGELVMTPAPYTIHQQVSINIVDKLIQFLKSNPIGRILYAPVDVVINETNVFQPDILFISTENSKIITQKNVTGPPDLVIEILSPSTGYYDLTEKKDVYAEFGVKEYWIVDPKKQWVEFYSNESKKFKSIQRLEKSRILKSHTLSRFDPDGKNLPIKLTPRLFFEN, from the coding sequence ATGAAAGTTAAAGAGACATCTCCTGCCTATCTTACTCAAAGCAAAGTTTTTACCTACCAGGATTACTTAGAGCTACCGGAAGATAGTTATCAATATCAAGTGATTAATGGAGAACTCGTTATGACTCCGGCGCCATATACAATTCACCAACAAGTAAGTATCAATATCGTAGACAAGTTAATTCAATTCTTAAAGAGCAACCCAATAGGACGGATACTTTATGCTCCGGTAGACGTCGTGATAAACGAAACTAACGTCTTTCAACCGGACATTCTGTTTATCTCAACGGAAAACTCCAAAATCATCACCCAAAAAAATGTCACGGGGCCGCCGGATTTAGTGATAGAGATTCTTTCGCCATCGACCGGGTATTATGATCTCACCGAGAAAAAAGACGTTTATGCTGAATTCGGAGTTAAGGAATATTGGATCGTAGATCCCAAAAAACAGTGGGTAGAATTTTATTCAAATGAAAGCAAAAAGTTTAAATCGATTCAACGTTTAGAAAAATCCAGAATTCTGAAGTCTCACACCCTGAGCAGATTTGATCCGGATGGAAAAAATCTTCCAATTAAACTAACCCCACGCCTTTTTTTTGAAAACTAA